Proteins encoded in a region of the Streptomyces akebiae genome:
- the ptsP gene encoding phosphoenolpyruvate--protein phosphotransferase, which yields METTLRGVGVSHGVAIGEVRHMGTAVLEPPAKQIPAEDAEREQGRARKAVDAVAADLTARGNLAGGEAQAVLEAQALMAQDPELMADVERRIAVGSTAERGVYDAFAAYRALLAGAGEYLAGRVADLDDVRNRIVARLLGVPMPGVPDSDEPYVLIARDLAPADTALLDPTLVLGFVTEEGGPTSHSAILARALGVPAVVALPGAGELAEGTVIAVDGSTGEIFVNPSAEKKAELEAAAAARKAALAASSGPGSTSDGHKVPLLANVGGPADVPAAVEAGAEGVGLFRTEFLFLDDSKAAPSEEKQVEAYRKVLEAFPEGRVVVRVLDAGADKPLEFLTPADEPNPALGVRGLRTLLDHPEVLRTQLTALAKAAEGLPVYLEVMAPMVADRTDAKAFADACREAGLRAKFGAMVEIPSAALRARSILQEVEFLSLGTNDLAQYTFAADRQVGAVSRLQDPWQPALLDLVALSAEAAKAEGKSCGVCGEAASDPLLACVLTGLGVTSLSMGAASIPYVRATLAKYTLAQCERAAAAARAADTAEEARGAAQAVLSGE from the coding sequence ATGGAGACAACGCTGCGAGGCGTCGGTGTGAGCCACGGTGTGGCGATCGGCGAGGTTCGGCACATGGGAACGGCGGTGCTGGAGCCGCCCGCCAAGCAGATTCCTGCGGAGGACGCGGAGCGCGAGCAGGGGCGTGCCCGTAAGGCCGTGGACGCGGTGGCCGCCGATCTGACAGCGCGCGGCAATCTGGCCGGAGGTGAGGCCCAGGCCGTGCTGGAGGCCCAGGCCCTGATGGCCCAGGACCCGGAGCTGATGGCGGATGTGGAGCGACGTATCGCCGTGGGGAGCACGGCGGAGCGTGGTGTCTACGACGCCTTCGCCGCGTATCGGGCGCTGCTGGCCGGGGCCGGCGAGTACCTCGCGGGTCGCGTGGCCGACCTCGACGATGTGCGGAATCGTATCGTCGCCCGGCTGCTCGGGGTTCCGATGCCGGGCGTACCGGACAGCGACGAACCGTACGTCCTCATCGCTCGTGACCTGGCGCCTGCGGACACGGCGCTGCTCGACCCGACGCTCGTCCTCGGATTCGTCACCGAGGAGGGTGGGCCGACCAGTCACAGCGCGATTCTGGCGCGGGCGCTCGGGGTGCCCGCCGTCGTCGCGTTGCCGGGTGCCGGGGAGCTCGCCGAGGGCACGGTGATAGCCGTGGACGGCAGCACCGGCGAGATCTTCGTGAACCCGAGTGCGGAGAAGAAGGCCGAACTGGAGGCCGCCGCGGCGGCGCGGAAGGCCGCGCTGGCCGCGTCGAGCGGGCCCGGGTCGACCTCCGACGGGCACAAGGTTCCCCTGCTGGCCAATGTGGGTGGTCCCGCTGATGTGCCGGCGGCCGTGGAGGCCGGGGCCGAGGGAGTCGGTCTGTTCCGGACCGAGTTCCTCTTCCTGGACGACAGCAAGGCGGCGCCGTCCGAGGAGAAGCAGGTCGAGGCGTACCGCAAGGTACTGGAGGCCTTCCCCGAAGGGCGTGTGGTCGTACGGGTGCTTGACGCCGGCGCCGACAAGCCGCTGGAGTTCCTCACCCCGGCCGACGAGCCGAACCCGGCCCTCGGTGTACGTGGCCTGCGGACGCTCCTCGATCACCCCGAGGTGCTCCGGACGCAGCTGACGGCGCTCGCGAAGGCCGCCGAAGGCCTGCCGGTCTACCTCGAGGTCATGGCGCCGATGGTCGCGGACCGCACGGACGCCAAGGCGTTCGCCGACGCCTGTCGTGAGGCGGGGCTGCGGGCCAAGTTCGGGGCCATGGTGGAGATCCCGTCGGCGGCGCTGCGGGCGCGGTCGATCTTGCAGGAGGTCGAGTTCCTCTCGCTGGGGACGAACGACCTCGCGCAGTACACGTTCGCGGCCGACCGGCAGGTGGGTGCGGTGTCACGGCTGCAGGACCCGTGGCAGCCGGCGCTGCTCGACCTTGTGGCGCTGTCCGCCGAGGCGGCGAAGGCCGAGGGCAAGAGCTGTGGTGTCTGTGGTGAGGCGGCGTCGGATCCGCTGCTCGCGTGTGTGCTGACCGGTCTGGGTGTCACCTCCCTGTCCATGGGTGCGGCGTCGATTCCGTATGTGCGGGCGACCTTGGCGAAGTACACGCTGGCGCAGTGCGAGCGGGCCGCTGCTGCCGCGCGTGCGGCGGACACGGCCGAAGAGGCGCGTGGCGCGGCGCAGGCGGTGCTGTCGGGCGAGTAG